A segment of the Triticum urartu cultivar G1812 chromosome 1, Tu2.1, whole genome shotgun sequence genome:
GGATGCATGGCATCTGTTTGAGCAAATGCCAGAGCGCAACTTGGTTTCTTGGACAGTGATTATCTCTGGGTATGCTAGAATCGAGCAGCATCGCAAGGCTTGGGACATCTTTCGCATGATGCACCGTGAAGGCGTGGCACCAGACCAGTCAAACTTCGCGTCTGTGCTTTTAGCCGTGACGGGTCTTCGGCATCTTGGTGTTCTAGAGGGCCTCCGCCCTCTAGCCCTTAAGACAGGCTTTGAGAGTGATGTGGTCATTGGGACGTCGATGTTAAATGCATATACCAGGGATGCAAGTGCGCTTGACACTGCCATTAAATTCTTCGAGGGTATGCCAGAGAGGAATGAGTACACATGGTCAACTATGATCGCTGCACTATCTCATGGTGGTCGAATCAATGCTGCTACTGCTGTCTATGAAAGAGACCCTGTAAAGTCCATTCCATGCCAGACCGCACTGCTCACAGGCTTAGCTCGATGTGGCAGGATTACTGATGCAAGGATTTTATTTGATCAGATTCCTGATCCTATTGTTGTGTCCTGGAACGCCATGATTACTGGGTATATGCAGAATGGAATGGTTGATGAGGCAAAGGAGCTGTTCGATAGGATGCCGTTCAGGAACACAATATCCTGGGCTGGAATGATTGCAGGGTATGCACAGAATGGAAGGAGTCAAGAAGCTTTGGATTTACTCCAAGCGCTCCATAGGAATGGGATGTTACCTAGCCTATCTAGTTTGACTAGTAGCTTCTTTGCTTGTTCAAATATTGGAGCTCTCAAGACAGGAAAACAAGTGCATTCACTGGCTGTTAAGGCCGGTTGCCAGTTCAATAGTTATGTTGGTAATGCTCTCATTACTATGTATGGCAAGTGCGGAAACATGGAGTATGTGAGACAAGTCTTTAATCGAATGAGAGTGAAAGACACTGTGTCATGGAACTCCTTTATTTCGGCACTTGTACACAATAATATGCTGGAGGATGCAAGACATATATTTGACAATATGCTCAGTCGGGATGTTGTCTCTTGGACTACGATAATATCTGCATATGCACAGGCTGAGCGGGGCTATGAGGCAGTGGAGTTTTTCAAAATAATGTTAAACAAGCATGAGGTACCAAATTCCCCGATATTAACTATACTTTTCAGCGTTTGTGGAAGTCTTGGTGCTCCTAAGCTTGGGCAACAAATTCACACAGTAGCCATCAAACATGGAAGGGATTCAGAACTTATAGTGGCTAATGCTCTCATGTCAATGTATTTCAAGTGTGGTTCGGCAGATTCTCATAAGGTTTTTGATTCAATGGAGGAACGGGACATATTTACATGGAATTCCTTCATTACAGGTTGTGCACAACATGGCCTTGGAAGAGAAGCCATCAAGATGTATAAACATATGGAATCTGCAGGGGTGTTGCCAAATGAGGTCACTTTTGTGGGGCTTTTAAATGCATGCAGCCATGCTGGTTTGGTAGATGAAGGTTGGCAATTTTTCAAGTCAATGAGCAGGGATTATGGACTGACTCCTCTGCTGGAACACTATGCGTGCATGGTGGATCTACTTGGGCGAACTGGTAATGTGCAAGGAGCTGAACAATTTATATATGATATGCCTATTGAACCAGATGCAGTGATTTGGAGTGCTCTTCTTGGGGCATGCAAGATTCACAAGAATGCGGAAATCGGTAGAAGGGCTGCTGAGAAACTCTTCGTTATTGAGCCATCAAATTCTGGCAACTATGTCATGTTATCAAATATATATTCTTCTCTAGGGATGTGGGTAGAAGTTGCGGAGGTACGGAGAATTATGAAACAACAAGGTGTCACAAAAGAGCCTGGCTGTAGCTGGATGCAGATTAGGAACAAAGTGTACTCATTTGTCACTGGGGATAAACAGCATGAGCAAATTGAAGAGATAGAATCTACCCTCCAGGATTTGTACACTTCGTTAAGGACTACAGGCTATGTGCCTGACACTGAATTTGTTCTCCATGACATCGATGAAGAGCAGAAGGAGAGTTCCCTTCTGTATCACAGTGAGAAGCTTGCTGTTGCTTATGGCCTTCTTGTTACACCCCAGGGCATGCCTATACAGATAATGAAGAACCTTAGGATATGTGGTGACTGTCACACTTTCTTCAAGTTTGTGTCACATGTCACCAAGAGAGATATTGACATCAGGGACGGAAATCGGTTTCATCATTTTAGGAATGGAAGTTGTTCATGTGGTGACTTCTGGTGATACCCTGTTTTGACTTCTTTTTTTTCTATAAGCCCCAAAGTAGATACATTCTGATGATTCCAGATGAGATGTTGGGTTGCCATTCAGAAGATTTTGTTGAGTTATAACACACAAAGCAGAGAAGAGTATACTGGCTGACTATGTTGCTATGCTGTGGCCTGCCACGGGTTCGTGGATGCAATATTGAGATAGTCAACAGTCTGTTAACCCCCTAGAAGCGCCTGGATTGGAATCTGGTGAGTGCTTAAAATATATGCTTATCCAGTTTGCTTTTCGCTGCATGTCAATTATCAATCTATTCAACAGCAAACCTTGTGACCATTTTGCATGGTAGTGAAAAGCAAACAGGAAACAAAGGGAAGCTGGATAGGTGCAGCTGAAAGACTTAAACAACATCTGATTGTTCGTGCAAGAGCGCGATGCTGCATGACAGATAAACAATCAATGTATATCAACTGTATGCAGGCAAGTTGACACTGTTGATGAAAAGAGACATTTCCTATGTCGCCTAATTCCTGTTCTCTTACCATGCGCGTTCAGTGTAACGGCCTAGTCTTAGTGTTGTATAGGATTCTTTTCTATCAATGCAATGAAACGCAAAGCTTTTGTGTgttctcgggggggggggggggggggggggggggggggtgcggggGGATCCTATGGCTCGTCAAGAGAAGAAATTGATACTGAATTCATACCTCTTCCTAGGTTGACGCTTGGACAGACATGCTCTCTACCAAATGAAACCATTAGAGATGTGACTAACACATATGGATAACTTTTGGCTGCAGTTTTTGTAGGTTAACACGGGATAAATCTGCTGAAGATTTATTCAGGGCATTACATAATGCACGTGCAAagcatattgttgattggaagtATGGGGTCCATAATACAACAAAACTTTCGGGTAACCCATACCTCATTCAGTTCTATCATGTTGGCCATAATGTTCTTCTTCGCTGAGGTTCAATTGTTTATGAATAAAGTCATAGCTAGGGCTGTCAAAAGTGTTCTGAGTTGACAAACTATTGTAGCTTGTCTCGAGCCCAGTTGAGCTGAGATCGAGCTTGTCTAAATTAGGCTCGAATCCATACTTGTATATAATATAACATATGTATGTATTCCATTTCAAGCCTTACCAGGTGGAACTCGAGCATATTGTACGCTTGGCCTGATCCCAGTTGAGCTGAGATCGAGCTTGTGTAGATTAGGCTCAAATTCAATACTTGTGTAATATACCACATTAGTGTGCCAGACGAAGCTCGACCATATATTATACTCATATATGTGTATTTACAGAATAATTCGGCCTTAGGAGTAGGAGTTGAGGCTGAGCATGATCGAGCCTATAGTATAGTCATATATGTGTATTTGTAGAGTTATCGATCCTTATCAAATCAAGCTTGAGTCAATTCGAGCTTTGATGAGCTCGACTCTGCTCCAGCTAGTTGGCAGCCCTGGTATAGGATAGGCTAGCAACGCCACCATGATGTCTGTCTCTCTCAGCAACATGTACATTGTTTAAACAATAATGTGGCATTGAAGATTTCAATTGTCTGAATTGCTTGTACTCAATTTGATGTGCTAATCACCGTTGTTCTTTTTTGGTTGTGGCAGGGAACTATGGCTGAATGACAGTGATGTTATGTGTGTCATCTATCATGGGTGCTCATTCTGGTTATGTCGAAAGGCCTTTATATTCTTGTAAACTGAGAGTTTGCAGACCCCACACATGATCTGGCTCTGAAGATAACTTAGACAAGATTATCGGTGGAAGCTAACCTTTTGTCTTACTCAAAAGGCTTGCTGGCATCCTAAATTGCAGCTTTTGTAACTATATGGGAGATTCAAAACGATGTGTGACCACACTCGTATGACTTTTTGAAAAATGATGGTGCCCGTGGGAGAGGTAAATGGACGGTGCTGCAAATTTATGCCAAATCTGTTTCAACCCTTACTCTAGTCAAATGTAGGTAACTGAATAAATAAATTGGAGAAAAGTAGTTCCTGAATGATAGACTGTACGTATGATAGTACATGTACAGCAGTTGTAAACCAGCCCCTGTGTACACCACGATGGTCTGAGTAGTGGCACACGATCACCCGACGGCGCTCCGTGTAACCTGTATATATCGCCCCGTCGATGGATGAATCAAGTGTGTTGAGTCTCCTACCTAGCTTCTCCCTTAACACTGAAGATTCTAGTAGTTCTGTAGTGAAAATCACTCCGAGTACTACGTAACATTCTAGCAGTTCTGTACTGAAGATTCAAATGTAGTTCTATATAGTGGAATGTGTAAGGCTGTTCACAATCCTGCCTTATTTTGTCCTTGAGTGTCAGTGTCAGTTCATTCGTATGTAGCAGACCGCAGAGATGATTCGTAAGATGCAGAGGTGATTTTCTGGGAGTTTGCAGCATGGTGCATCTGACTTTGCCCACCCTGCTGCATGTGGTTCCAATTAAAATGGGAGTGGAGCTCCTTCAGTCCAAAAATATATATATGTGCATGTGGCGATGCATAACCAAAGCCATTCGCGTCAATATGATAGCAGCCCGCCGTGCAAGGCAAGGCAGTAGAATATAGGTTTCCACTTGTGCGTATCTAAACTACGAGCCTCTGTTTTCAGTAGTACCAAATTCTGTACGTACTATGATCGCAGGAAGCGTTCCCAAGTGGGAATACATCCTTGCTTTCCTCCGACAGAGAGGGCTCCCCAGTAAGTTCAGAGATTGGATCATCTATACTTGGGACATATTTTTCAAAGCTTGCCAGCGTCTAGAACTTTTTCCCCAATGAGATAATTGGGCCTCCTGCTCTCTGTTTGGCAATTGAAGAAGGTGCAATTTCTTGAGGAAAAAGTTGCGAACAAGTTGGTCACTTACGAATTAAGGCCAAAACATCACTACGATTGGGTTCAACCCTTGTCAAGTTTGTGATCGCCTCCCAAACGGTCTACTTCACGCCTCTCGTTATTCCACCAAGTTCCCTACATGATGTTAACAAGCTTGAATGGGCATTCCTTTGGCCCGGCTCCGATAGGACGATGGGTGCGAGATGCAAGGTTAATTGGGAGGTCGTTTGCCGGCCACATCAGTACGGTTTGGT
Coding sequences within it:
- the LOC125525475 gene encoding pentatricopeptide repeat-containing protein At4g14050, mitochondrial-like; the protein is MLFPTKWSKPMARCLLLRRHLTAAATATAAATAPLPARSAHRVLDRSAHTDRIKELARLGRLREAREVFDAMPHRSIFAWNTMISAYCNSGMLEDARSLVDAISGGNVRTSTILLSGYARLGRVLDARRVFDGMLERNTIAWNAMVSCYVRNGDITMAHRLFDAMPRRDVTSWNSMLTGYCHSRQMVDAWHLFEQMPERNLVSWTVIISGYARIEQHRKAWDIFRMMHREGVAPDQSNFASVLLAVTGLRHLGVLEGLRPLALKTGFESDVVIGTSMLNAYTRDASALDTAIKFFEGMPERNEYTWSTMIAALSHGGRINAATAVYERDPVKSIPCQTALLTGLARCGRITDARILFDQIPDPIVVSWNAMITGYMQNGMVDEAKELFDRMPFRNTISWAGMIAGYAQNGRSQEALDLLQALHRNGMLPSLSSLTSSFFACSNIGALKTGKQVHSLAVKAGCQFNSYVGNALITMYGKCGNMEYVRQVFNRMRVKDTVSWNSFISALVHNNMLEDARHIFDNMLSRDVVSWTTIISAYAQAERGYEAVEFFKIMLNKHEVPNSPILTILFSVCGSLGAPKLGQQIHTVAIKHGRDSELIVANALMSMYFKCGSADSHKVFDSMEERDIFTWNSFITGCAQHGLGREAIKMYKHMESAGVLPNEVTFVGLLNACSHAGLVDEGWQFFKSMSRDYGLTPLLEHYACMVDLLGRTGNVQGAEQFIYDMPIEPDAVIWSALLGACKIHKNAEIGRRAAEKLFVIEPSNSGNYVMLSNIYSSLGMWVEVAEVRRIMKQQGVTKEPGCSWMQIRNKVYSFVTGDKQHEQIEEIESTLQDLYTSLRTTGYVPDTEFVLHDIDEEQKESSLLYHSEKLAVAYGLLVTPQGMPIQIMKNLRICGDCHTFFKFVSHVTKRDIDIRDGNRFHHFRNGSCSCGDFW